In Streptomyces sp. Li-HN-5-11, the sequence AAGAACCGAAGTACAGCAGCCCACGGACCGAGCAGGCAGGTATCCCACCATGCGCAGCACTCGCAGGATCTCCCGCTTCGTGACCGCCTACGTCGGCGCGGCCTTCCAGGTGATCGTCCTGGGAGGAGCGGGCCACCCGGAGGCGGCGGGAGTCCGCCGGCCCCGCCACAGGGCCTGAAACACACCGGCCGCGCGGGCGCGGAGCCGGGTGAAGGACCCAGTGCCCCGGCAGGCAACGGACGCCGCTCCTCACGGGCAGTCGTTGCCTGCCGGGGCACTGGATTTCAGCAGTGTCGCGGGATGGGGAGGCCGTTTGCCCGCTGCGGCGGTCGGCGTCGGCGTGCGCTCACGGGCCGTGCTCACCGTCCTTTGAGGATCACTGTGGTGTCTCGTGTGGCACTTGCTGCGGAAAGCCGTCGAGGCGAGCCGGCTCCGGGACGCCGCCGTACGGTGCCCGCCGCGGCGCCTTCGCCCCCGCCGGGGCCTGCAGGCTGCCGTACCGCTCCATACGCTGCCATCGCAGCCGTGAGCCGGACAGGGCGGTGAAGACGGACTGGATCACCACCAGGTACATCAACTGCCGGTAGACGAACTGCTGCAACGGCAGGCTCCACAGCGGGCCGGGCCGTTCTCCGTCCAGGCGGAACGCGTAGAGACCCATGACGAGCTGCAGCAGGAGGAAGGCGAGCCACAAGCCGGTGATCCGGACCGGGTCGAGGAAGAGCAGCCCGTACACGGCGAAGACGTCCACGACGGGTGCGAGCAGGGGCAGCAGCACCTGGAAGAGCAGCAGGTAGCCCAGGCCCCTGCGGCCGAGCTTACCGGCGGCGCCGCGCTGCACGAGGGCGCCGCGGTGCTTCCACATCGCCTGCAGGGTGCCGTAGCACCAGCGGTATCGCTGGCGCCACAAGGCATTGAGGGACGCGGGCGCCTCGGTCCACGCCCTCGCGCCCTCCTCGTAGACCACGCGCCAGCCGGCCCGGCACAGCGCCATGGTGAGGTCGGTGTCCTCGGCGAGGGTGACGTCGCTGACGCCGCCGAGGCCGAGCAGCGCCCGGCGGCGGAACGCGCCGATCGCGCCGGGCACGGTCGGCATGCACTGGGCGAGGTCGAACAGACGGCGGTCGAGGTTGAATCCGACGACGTATTCGATGTGCTGCCAGCGGCCCAGCAGACCGCCGCGGTTGACGACCTTGGCGTTGCCCGAGACGGCGCCCACCCTGGGGTCGGAGAAGGGCTGGACGAGCGTGCGGACGGTGTCAGGTTCGAACACCGTGTCGCCGTCGACCATGACGACCAACGCGCAGGTGGCCGCGGCGAGTCCGGTGTTGAGAGCGGCGGGCTTGCCGGCGTTCTGCTGCCGGATCACCCGCACCCCTGGCAGGTGGAGCGACTCCACCAGGTCGGCCGTGCCGTCGGTCGAGCCGTCGTCCACCACGATTATCTCCACCGGATGGCCCGAGGCGAGCAGGGAGCGTACGGCCGCTTCGATGCCGGCCCGTTCGTTGTACGCGGGGACGATGACGCTGACCGGCTCGGTCACGGGCGGTCCCCAGGTCCGGCCCCGGCGTCCTTTTCGCAGTCGCCTGTGCCGGCGGGCGGCGATCAGCACGACCACCGCGCGCAGCACGCTGATCGCTCCGGCCGCGTACATCAGCACGCCCAGCAGCCAGACGATCCGGTCGCCGGCCTGCAGCATCCGGATGAGGGCCAGCCCCTGCAGATGGTCGCCGGGCCCGGCGGGCCGTACGGGCGCGGTCATGCCGACCGCGTCGGAGACCGTCGCGAACTCGAAGCCCCGTGCTTTCAGCCGTGGTATCAGGCTCCTCAGTGCGGCGACGGTCTGCGACCGGTCACCGCCGGCGTCGTGCATCAGCACGATCTGTCCGGCGTGGCCGTGCGGTGTCGCGTTGCTGACGATGCGGGCCACGCCGGGGCGCTGCCAGTCCTCGGCGTCCCGGGTGGTGAGCACCGTGACGTAGCCTGCCGCGTCGGCCTGCTTGAGGACCGCCCAGTCGTTGTCGTCCAGCGCGTCGTTCTCCGAGGAGTACGGCGGCCTCAGCAGCGCTGTGGTGACTCCCGCGGCCCCCGCCACCGCCAGTTGCGTCTCACGCAGTTCCAGGGAGCGCTGCCACGGGGCGAGGTGGGCCAGGTCGGGGTGGGTGAAGGTGTGGATGCCGATCTGGTTGCCGTCGGCGGTGATCCGGCGGACCAGTTCGGGATGGGCGACGACCTGGGTGCCGACGACGAAGAAGGTCGCGTGCACGTGGTTGCGGCGCAGCACGTCCAGGATCCGTGGCGTCCAGACGGGGTCCGGGCCGTCGTCGAAGGTCAGTGCGACGGTGCGGGCCTTCACGCGGGCGGTGTGCGGGAAGGTGGAGGCGTCCGCGATCACCGGACCGCCGTGGACCACCTGGCCGGGCACCGTGCCGCTGTGGCCGCGGGCGGTGGGCACGTCGTCCGCGGTGATACCGAACATGTGGTGGGTGTAGCCCTGCAGCAGGAGGGCCGCCGACAGGGTCACCGCGAGCACGCTCAGCAGCAGCCAGTGAGTGCGGGGTGTGATGTGACGAGTGCGGCTGTGGTGGCGGGCAGGGGCGCTGCGGCGTCGGCGATCGGTCACGTGAGGGCCCTGGATCACTTCACGGGGTTGTGGGTCGAGCCGATGGCACGGCCCTTGGCGGCGTGGGTGGAGGCAGCGGCAGGCGTGGGAGTCGGGGAAGCGGCCGGAGCCGGGGACGTGAGGCCGGTGGCCGTGAGGGTGGCCGGGGGCGTGGCCGCGGGGGTGTCGGAGGCGGCCGGCCGGTCGGTGGTGCCCGGGGTCTTCTGTGCCGCGGAACCGGAGTTCCGCGGCGTGGCGACGGAGCGCACGGCTCCTGCGGAGTGGGAGGTACCGGGCGAGGCGTCGGGGGCGGCTGCCCGGGGCGTTCTCGGGTGCGCGGGGCCCGGTTGCGGGACGAACGGCGAGTCGATGGTGGGGCCGCCCAGCATCGTGCTGATCACCAGGGCGACATAGCCGCCGGCGGGAATCAGCAGCAGCCGGGCGGCGCGGCGCACGCGTCGCTGGCGTCGACCCGAGGAATCGACGAAGACGGGCCGGACCGCGTCACTCGCCGGCTTGTCCGGCTCCGGCATGGGCTGCCCGAGTGTGCCGGGTTCCGCCGGCGGCACGGTGAGCACGTCACCGTGGGGAGACAGCCACGCCATCGTTACGGGACGAGCCTGCGCTTGTTCCACGGGCCCCAAGGGCATCGTGACCGTGTCGGTGGGGGCGCTGCCGCGGCCCTCGTAACCGTAGGCGTACGCATACCCGGCACCACCGTACGCATCGTCGCCGTACGCTCCGCCGCTTTCATTCGTCCGCTGCACGAGTCCTGTCCCCTGTCCTGGCCGGCCGGCTCGGCCGTTCGCATGGAAAGAGCGCACTCGGCCGGAATCGTTACACCCCGGCCTCGCGACGGGCCGACGACTGAAGGGACATGAGGGACGAAAGCGAACAAGCATGCCGACTGCTTCCTCGGGTCGGCCGCCGCTTCACCACCGCGTCCCCACATTCGGCGGTTTGCGCGCAGAAAGCCGTCAGCTCGCGGTGCCGTGCCGCGAGCGCCCCGTTCAAGCCAGGCCGCGCCGGAGTCGTGCCGACGGGGGCACCGCTCGGTGGAGCGACGGCGAGTGGGCCAGGCCGCGCCGGAGTCGTGCCGACGGGGGCACCGCTCGGTGGAGCGACGGCGAGTGGAAAGGGGCGCCTGGTGCGTAGTGACATTTCTGTGAGGGCGGACGCTGGTCACCATGAGGGGCCGTCGATGCGACCGGAGCGCGGCGGGTGGAACGAACGTTGCGAACCGGTGCGAACGAGGACGTCTTGGGTCAGGTACGGCAACCCCGGCGCGTACAGGCGTACGACGGGGAATTGGGCGCGG encodes:
- a CDS encoding bifunctional polysaccharide deacetylase/glycosyltransferase family 2 protein, which codes for MTDRRRRSAPARHHSRTRHITPRTHWLLLSVLAVTLSAALLLQGYTHHMFGITADDVPTARGHSGTVPGQVVHGGPVIADASTFPHTARVKARTVALTFDDGPDPVWTPRILDVLRRNHVHATFFVVGTQVVAHPELVRRITADGNQIGIHTFTHPDLAHLAPWQRSLELRETQLAVAGAAGVTTALLRPPYSSENDALDDNDWAVLKQADAAGYVTVLTTRDAEDWQRPGVARIVSNATPHGHAGQIVLMHDAGGDRSQTVAALRSLIPRLKARGFEFATVSDAVGMTAPVRPAGPGDHLQGLALIRMLQAGDRIVWLLGVLMYAAGAISVLRAVVVLIAARRHRRLRKGRRGRTWGPPVTEPVSVIVPAYNERAGIEAAVRSLLASGHPVEIIVVDDGSTDGTADLVESLHLPGVRVIRQQNAGKPAALNTGLAAATCALVVMVDGDTVFEPDTVRTLVQPFSDPRVGAVSGNAKVVNRGGLLGRWQHIEYVVGFNLDRRLFDLAQCMPTVPGAIGAFRRRALLGLGGVSDVTLAEDTDLTMALCRAGWRVVYEEGARAWTEAPASLNALWRQRYRWCYGTLQAMWKHRGALVQRGAAGKLGRRGLGYLLLFQVLLPLLAPVVDVFAVYGLLFLDPVRITGLWLAFLLLQLVMGLYAFRLDGERPGPLWSLPLQQFVYRQLMYLVVIQSVFTALSGSRLRWQRMERYGSLQAPAGAKAPRRAPYGGVPEPARLDGFPQQVPHETPQ